Proteins encoded by one window of Pseudonocardia alni:
- a CDS encoding MFS transporter encodes MTASTAPTAEPAPPRRSRLWAWGLWDWGSSGFQHIALTFVFSVYLTDAVGADLPGSVSANSWLAWSTAAAGVLIALMAPVVGQSADRTGRRLRATGVWTALVVLCMAGMFFVRDDWSYLWLGLLLLALASIFAELAAVSYYALMAQVSTPATVGRVSGFGWALGYIGGIVLLLGVYVFLLSGDGGLLGVPTADGLDVRIAVLVAAVWFAVFAAPMFLLLPETPPVAPDAPKLGVAGSYRRLVTDLRALYRASPHTVYFLGASALYRDGLNAIFAFGGVLAVTVYGLEPGQVLIFGVAINVVSAAGALLGGRLDDRFGPKAVVVGSLAGLVVVGVVLLFVSGPTMFWIFGLVLGLFVGPAQASSRSYLLRVCPAQQEGQLFGLYATTGRAVSFLAPALIGLFTYVFGSDRAGTIGIVLVLAAGLVALLPVRSPGRAPLRSAV; translated from the coding sequence GTGACCGCCTCGACCGCTCCGACCGCAGAGCCGGCCCCGCCCCGCCGATCCCGGCTGTGGGCCTGGGGGCTCTGGGACTGGGGCTCCTCGGGGTTCCAGCACATCGCGCTGACCTTCGTGTTCTCGGTGTACCTGACCGACGCCGTCGGGGCGGACCTGCCGGGCTCGGTGAGTGCGAACAGCTGGCTGGCGTGGTCGACGGCGGCCGCCGGGGTGCTGATCGCGCTGATGGCGCCGGTGGTCGGGCAGAGCGCGGACCGCACGGGGCGGCGGCTGCGGGCGACGGGGGTGTGGACGGCGCTGGTCGTGCTCTGCATGGCCGGGATGTTCTTCGTCCGCGACGACTGGTCCTACCTGTGGCTGGGCCTGCTGCTGCTGGCCCTGGCGTCGATCTTCGCCGAACTGGCGGCGGTGTCGTACTACGCCCTGATGGCGCAGGTGTCGACGCCGGCGACGGTCGGGCGGGTGTCGGGCTTCGGCTGGGCGCTGGGCTACATCGGCGGGATCGTGCTGCTGCTCGGGGTGTACGTGTTCCTGCTGTCCGGCGACGGCGGGCTGCTCGGTGTCCCGACCGCCGACGGGCTCGACGTGCGGATCGCGGTGCTGGTGGCGGCGGTGTGGTTCGCGGTGTTCGCCGCGCCGATGTTCCTGCTGCTGCCCGAGACGCCTCCGGTGGCGCCGGACGCCCCGAAACTGGGTGTGGCCGGTTCCTACCGCAGGCTGGTGACCGACCTGCGCGCGCTCTACCGGGCCAGCCCGCACACCGTGTACTTCCTCGGGGCGAGCGCGCTGTACCGGGACGGCCTCAACGCGATCTTCGCCTTCGGCGGGGTCCTGGCGGTGACGGTGTACGGACTGGAGCCGGGGCAGGTGCTGATCTTCGGCGTGGCGATCAACGTGGTGTCCGCCGCCGGGGCGCTGCTCGGGGGCAGGCTCGACGACCGGTTCGGCCCGAAGGCGGTCGTGGTCGGCTCGCTGGCCGGGCTGGTCGTGGTCGGGGTGGTGCTGCTGTTCGTGTCCGGGCCGACCATGTTCTGGATCTTCGGGCTGGTGCTGGGGCTGTTCGTGGGGCCGGCGCAGGCGTCGTCGCGGTCGTACCTGCTGCGGGTGTGCCCGGCGCAGCAGGAGGGCCAGCTGTTCGGTCTGTACGCGACGACCGGGCGCGCGGTGTCGTTCCTGGCGCCGGCGCTCATCGGCCTGTTCACCTACGTGTTCGGCTCGGACCGGGCCGGGACGATCGGGATCGTGCTGGTCCTGGCGGCGGGACTGGTCGCATTGCTGCCGGTGCGCTCCCCCGGCCGTGCACCGCTCCGGTCGGCTGTGTGA
- a CDS encoding glycerophosphodiester phosphodiesterase family protein: protein MHHPYLDGPHPRAYAHRGWHIGELSGCENTVAAFIAAADHGLRYVEMDVHASADGVPFVHHDPTLDRTTDGTGRIDARPAAELDTVRVTGAQRTEPLPRLAEVLDAVPGVRVTIELKSAEVVAPTLAVLDAADAWDRVCLGSFSVRRLGVARALAGPRLCTSMGQAEVVALRARAWGVPSRLLPASAGVFAQVPPMFGPIPVASDRRFVEAAHRAGHEVHVWTVDEAEQMRRLLTLGVDGLLSDRPDRLLDVVGS, encoded by the coding sequence GTGCACCACCCGTACCTCGACGGTCCGCACCCCCGCGCCTACGCCCACCGTGGCTGGCACATCGGGGAGCTGTCCGGTTGCGAGAACACCGTCGCCGCGTTCATCGCCGCCGCCGACCACGGTCTGCGCTACGTCGAGATGGACGTGCACGCCAGCGCCGACGGGGTGCCGTTCGTGCACCACGACCCGACGCTGGACCGCACCACCGACGGCACCGGCCGGATCGACGCGCGCCCCGCCGCGGAGCTCGACACCGTGCGGGTCACCGGGGCACAGCGCACCGAGCCGCTGCCGCGGCTGGCCGAGGTACTCGACGCGGTCCCCGGGGTGCGGGTGACGATCGAGCTGAAGTCGGCCGAGGTCGTCGCTCCGACGTTGGCGGTGCTCGACGCCGCCGACGCCTGGGACCGGGTGTGCCTGGGCTCGTTCTCCGTCCGCCGGCTGGGCGTCGCCCGGGCGCTGGCCGGGCCGAGGCTGTGCACGTCGATGGGGCAGGCCGAGGTGGTGGCGCTGCGGGCCCGTGCGTGGGGCGTCCCGAGCCGGCTGCTGCCGGCGTCGGCGGGGGTGTTCGCGCAGGTCCCTCCGATGTTCGGGCCGATCCCGGTGGCGTCGGACCGCCGGTTCGTCGAGGCGGCGCACCGGGCCGGGCACGAGGTGCACGTGTGGACGGTGGACGAGGCCGAGCAGATGCGACGGCTGCTGACCCTCGGGGTGGACGGGCTGCTGTCCGACCGGCCGGACCGGCTGCTCGACGTCGTCGGGAGCTGA